Part of the Limibacillus sp. genome is shown below.
CTGGGACTGGACACCACGCGCGGGGACCGGCTCTTCGTGTCGCTGTTGGGCAGCGCTTACATCTTCCTGGCGTGGCTGGGCCTGATGGGCCCGCCGCTCTGGGTGCCCCTGATCATCGCCGTGATCTACGCCTTCTGCGTCTTCCGCTGGGTCTGACAGGGACGAAGGATCAGTTGACCGCGGTCTCGCGGTCCCACAGACCCTCTTTCTCCAGGTCGTCCATCGTGA
Proteins encoded:
- a CDS encoding DUF2160 family membrane protein — translated: LGLDTTRGDRLFVSLLGSAYIFLAWLGLMGPPLWVPLIIAVIYAFCVFRWV